Proteins co-encoded in one Xiphophorus couchianus chromosome 3, X_couchianus-1.0, whole genome shotgun sequence genomic window:
- the chd4b gene encoding chromodomain-helicase-DNA-binding protein 4 isoform X3 gives MSCSEDERDDFGAPEEHSVLHDEEEPEDVVSDLDEAPKSKKKKKAKKSSRESRSSKRQRPIREELPVSSPEHLMGMEAAERDADEGVMRSESEGSDYAPGRKKKKRSSSAKDKKKGGGAGEKGGSKSKRKDPEPEDDDDDNDDCQPKSSAQLLEAWGMKDIDHVFTQEDYSSLTNYKAFSQFVRPLIAAKNPKIPVSKMMTLMMAKWREFSTNNPLKGCATANAALAAANVAAAVENMVAVGTDGGVEAASAASPVTTPSPAPAFVAAAAPTPAPPLAPAPAPPLRKAKTKEGKGPNARKRSKPTPKPPPKPKPKKVAPLKIKLGGLNSKRKRSSSDEDEPDGDSDFEDGSFSVSDGSIRSSRPKKKSKNAKKKKKVETEDGDGYETDHQDYCEVCQQGGEIILCDTCPRAYHMVCLDPDMEKAPEGKWSCPHCEKEGIQWEARDDLSEAEGEDDDDRRDDGMEEEDDHHIEFCRVCKDGGELLCCDTCPSSYHIHCLNPPLPEIPNGEWICPRCKCPPMKGKVQKVLTWRWGEPPASMPVPRPADLPADAPDPPPLAGRREREFFVKWCNMSYWHCSWVLELQLELNCQVMFRNYQRKTDMDEPPPVDFGGEGDDDKSTKRKNKDPLFVHMEEDFGRFGVKIEWLMIHRVLNHSVDKKNNVHYLIKWRDLPYDQSTWESEDMDIPEYDTYKQIYWNHRELMMGEEGRPGKKLKKTVKVKKAERPPANPVVDPTIKFDRQPDYLDSTGGTLHPYQLEGLNWLRFSWAQATDTILADEMGLGKTVQTAVFLYSLYKEGHSKGPFLVSAPLSTIINWEREFEMWAPDMYVVTYVGDKDSRAVIRENEFSFEGNAIRGGKKASKMKKDSTVKFHVLLTSYELITIDQAVLGSIEWACLVVDEAHRLKNNQSKFFRVLNNYSLQHKLLLTGTPLQNNLEELFHLLNFLTPERFNNLEGFLEEFADIAKEDQIKKLHDMLGPHMLRRLKADVFKHMPSKTELIVRVELSPMQKKYYKFILTRNFEALNTRGGGNQVSLLNVVMDLKKCCNHPYLFPAAATEAPKLPNGMYEGTALTKASGKLMLLHKMMKKLKEGGHRVLVFSQMTKMLDLLEDFLENEGYKYERIDGGVTGNMRQEAIDRFNAPGAQQFAFLLSTRAGGLGINLASADTVIIYDSDWNPHNDIQAFSRAHRIGQNRKVMIYRFVTKASVEERITQVAKKKMMLTHLVVRPGLGSKTGSMSKQELDDILKFGTEELFKDEVGEGDNKEDDSSVIHYDDHAIDRLLDRNQDATEDTELQSMNEYLSSFKVAQYVVKDEDDEEEEVEREVIKQEESVDPDYWEKLLRHHYEQQQEDLARNLGKGKRTRKPVNYNDGSQEDRGIRQDWQEDQSDNQSDYSVASEEGDEDFDERSEANARRPNRKGLRNDRDKPLPPLLARVGGNIEVLGFNARQRKAFLNAVMRYGMPPQDAFTNQWLVRDLRGKSEKEFKAYVSLFMRHLCEPGADGAETFADGVPREGLSRQHVLTRIGVMSLIRKKVQEFEHVNGQWSMPWMAELEENKRAAALAAGEDPKTPSTGTPADTQPNTPVPDLSKSEDKDEIKREGEESKVAKKGEDPEIIEIPDESEKSPASEKKEELGAERRVTDEGDEGKEKDGENMSKEKEEKSKAAAEREASANNKSDGSDGRVDSEEDRSKAEDSKDEKMDTTSPAEDRKEQKEEKDGIKTDDCGKLQNGENGKEGGTAASAVNISEEKKKASKQRFMFNIADGGFTELHSLWQNEERAATVTKKTYEIWHRRHDYWLLAGIIQHGYARWQDVQNDVRFAIINEPFKGEMSRGNFLEIKNKFLARRFKLLEQALVIEEQLRRAAYLNMTEDPAHPSMALNTRFSEVECLAESHQHLSKESMSGNKPANAVLHKVLKQLEELLSDMKADVTRLPATIARIPPVAVRLQMSERNILSRLASRGPDVTAQNQSQTSQQMQVPR, from the exons ATGTCGTGTAGCGAAGATGAGAGGGACGACTTTGGAGCGCCAGAGGAGCATTCAGTTCTTCACG ATGAAGAAGAGCCGGAGGATGTTGTCTCCGACCTGGACGAGGCACCCAAgtcgaagaagaagaagaaagccaagaagagcagcagagagagccgGAGCAGCAAGAGGCAAAGACCCATCCGGGAG GAACTGCCGGTCAGCTCCCCAGAGCACCTGATGGGAATGGAGGCGGCAGAGAGGGATGCAGATGAGGGAGTTATGCGGTCAGAGAGTGAAGGGAGTGATTACGCCCctgggagaaaaaagaagaaacgcTCAAGCTCTGCAAAAGACAAGAAGAAAGGAGGTGGGGCCGGAGAGAAAGGAGGCTCTAAGAGCAAACGcaaagatccagaaccagaagatgatgatgacgacAACGATGACTGCCAG CCGAAAAGCTCCGCCCAGCTGCTGGAGGCCTGGGGCATGAAGGACATCGATCATGTCTTTACTCAGGAAGACTACAGCTCTCTCACCAACTACAAGGCTTTCAGCCAGTTTGTTAG ACCTTTAATTGCAGCAAAGAATCCCAAAATTCCCGTATCCAAGATGATGACCTTAATGATGGCTAAGTGGAGAGAATTCAGCACAAACAACCCGCTGAAG GGTTGCGCCACAGCCAATGCAGCCCTTGCAGCTGCCAATGTGGCTGCAGCAGTGGAGAACATGGTGGCTGTGGGGACTGACGGAGGTGTGGAGGCTGCCTCTGCTGCCTCCCCTGTGACTACTCCCTCTCCTGCCCCTGCCTTTGTTGCTGCTGCCGCTCCAACACCTGCACCGCCCCTAGCGCCGGCTCCAGCTCCCCCACTCCGCAAGGCCAAGACCAAAGAGGGAAAAG GTCCAAATGCTCGCAAAAGGTCAAAACCTACACCGAAGCCTCCACCTAAGCCAAAACCCAAGAAGGTGGCCCCGCTTAAAATCAAACTAGGGGGCCTCAACAGCAAGAGAAAGCGCTCCTCT AGCGATGAAGACGAGCCTGATGGCGACAGTGACTTTGAAGACGGTAGTTTCTCAGTGTCTGACGGCTCCATCCGCAGCAGCCGTCCTAAGAAGAAATCCAAAAATgcgaaaaagaagaagaaag tggaGACAGAAGATGGCGATGGCTATGAGACCGACCACCAGGACTACTGCGAGGTGTGCCAGCAGGGAGGAGAGATTATTTTGTGTGACACCTGTCCCAGAGCTTATCACATGGTGTGTCTGGACCCTGACATGGAGAAGGCTCCAGAGGGCAAGTGGAGCTGTCCACACTGT GAGAAGGAGGGGATCCAGTGGGAGGCTAGAGATGATCTGTCCGAGGCTGAAGGGGAGGATGATGACGACAGAAGAGATGATGGcatggaggaggaagacgacCACCACATTGAGTTCTGCAGAGTGTGTAAGGACGGCGGAGAGCTGCTCTGCTGTGACACCTGCCCCTCCTCCTACCACATCCACTGCCTGAACCCTCCTCTCCCCGAGATTCCCAACGGAGAGTGGATCTGCCCCCGCTGCAAG TGTCCCCCAATGAAAGGAAAAGTGCAGAAGGTTTTAACATGGCGTTGGGGGGAACCTCCAGCCTCCATGCCTGTCCCCCGGCCTGCTGACCTGCCTGCTGATGCTCCTGATCCCCCTCCTCTGGCCGGCCGTCGGGAGAGGGAGTTCTTTGTCAAATGGTGCAATATGTCCTACTGGCACTGCTCCTGGGTGCTGGAGCTGCAG CTGGAGCTGAACTGCCAGGTGATGTTCCGTAACTACCAGAGGAAGACCGACATGGACGAACCTCCACCTGTGGACTTTGGAGGCGAAGGCGATGATGACAagagcacaaaaagaaaaaacaaagatccTCTGTTTGTTCACATGGAGGAGGACTTTGGACGCTTTGGGGTTAAGATAGAGTGGCTGATGATCCACCGCGTCCTTAACCACAG TGTTGACAAGAAGAACAACGTTCATTATTTAATCAAATGGAGAGATCTGCCCTATGACCAGTCAACCTGGGAAAGTGAAGACATGGACATACCTGAGTATGATACGTACAAACAGATATACTGGAATCACAG AGAACTGATGATGGGCGAGGAGGGGAGACCGGgcaaaaaactgaagaaaacggTCAAAGTCAAAAAGGCGGAACGGCCACCTGCTAATCCAGTTGTAGAT CCCACCATCAAGTTTGATCGCCAGCCCGACTACCTGGACAGTACAGGCGGCACGCTGCATCCCTACCAGCTGGAGGGCTTGAACTGGCTCCGGTTCTCATGGGCTCAGGCCACCGACACCATCCTGGCTGATGAGATGGGTTTAGGCAAAACGGTTCAAACGGCTGTCTTCCTGTATTCTCTGTATAAGGAG GGTCACTCCAAAGGTCCCTTCCTGGTCAGCGCTCCTCTGTCCACCATTATTAACTGGGAAAGAGAGTTTGAGATGTGGGCCCCCGATATGTACGTGGTTACCTATGTTGGGGACAAAGACAGCAGGGCTGTTATCAGAGAGAACGAGTTCTCGTTTGAGGGAAACGCCATCAGGGGAGGGAAGAAGGCCTCCAAGATGAAG AAAGACTCGACAGTGAAGTTCCACGTTCTGCTGACGTCCTATGAGCTGATCACCATCGACCAGGCTGTGCTGGGGTCCATCGAATGGGCTTGCCTGGTCGTTGATGAGGcacacagactcaaaaacaaccagtccAAG ttCTTCAGAGTGTTGAACAACTACTCGCTGCAACATAAGCTTCTGCTGACTGGGACTCCTCTTCAGAACAACCTGGAGGAGCTTTTCCACTTGTTGAACTTCTTAACCCCGGAGAGATTCAA caaCCTTGAAGGGTTTCTGGAGGAATTTGCAGACATTGCCAAAGAGGACCAGATCAAGAAACTCCATGACATGCTGGGACCACACATGCTCAGGAGGCTGAAGGCTGATGTGTTTAAACACATGCCTTCGAAGACGGAGCTCATTGTCCGGGTGGAGCTGAGCCCCATGCAGAA GAAATACTACAAGTTTATTCTGACACGCAACTTTGAGGCATTGAACACTCGAGGAGGTGGAAACCAAGTGTCTCTGCTCAACGTTGTCATGGACCTTAAAAAGTGCTGCAATCATCCCTACCTCTTTCCAGCCGCTGCAACA GAGGCTCCCAAACTTCCAAATGGCATGTATGAAGGTACTGCCCTGACCAAAGCTTCAGGGAAGCTGATGCTTCTTCACAAGATGATGAAGAAGCTGAAAGAGGGAGGCCACAGGGTTCTGGTTTTCTCCCAGATGACCAAGATGCTCGACCTGCTGGAGGACTTCCTGGAGAACGAAGGCTACAAATATGAGAGGATTGATGGCGGAGTCACCGGCAACATGAGACAAGAAGCTATCGATCGCTTTAATG CTCCTGGAGCTCAGCAGTTTGCTTTCCTCCTCTCGACCCGGGCCGGTGGTTTGGGTATTAATCTCGCTTCTGCTGACACAGTCATCATCTACGACTCTGACTGGAACCCCCACAATGACATCCAG GCTTTCAGCAGAGCTCATCGCATTGGCCAGAACAGGAAAGTGATGATCTATCGGTTTGTTACCAAAGCATCTGTTGAGGAGAGGATCACACAg GTGGCGAAGAAGAAGATGATGCTGACTCACCTGGTGGTGCGGCCCGGACTTGGCTCCAAGACGGGCTCCATGTCAAAGCAGGAACTTGACGACATTCTCAAGTTTGGAACCGAAGAGCTGTTCAAGGATGAAGTTGGAGAAg GAGACAACAAGGAGGATGACAGCAGCGTGATTCACTATGATGACCACGCAATTGACCGCTTGCTGGACAGGAACCAGGATGCCACGGAGGACACGGAGCTGCAGAGCATGAACGAATACCTCAGCTCCTTTAAAGTGGCCCAGTATGTTGTCAAAGATGAGGACGATGAG gaggaggaggtagaAAGAGAGGTGATCAAGCAGGAGGAAAGCGTTGATCCTGACTACTGGGAGAAACTGCTTCGACACCATTATGAGCAGCAACAGGAAGATCTCGCCCGCAATTTGGGCAAAGGCAAACGTACTCGAAAGCCGGTCAACTACAATGACGGCTCCCAGGAGGACCGAGGTATAAGACAGG ACTGGCAGGAGGATCAGTCTGACAACCAGTCTGATTACTCAGTGGCCTCAGAGGAGGGAGACGAGGACTTTGACGAACGCTCTGAAG CTAACGCCCGCAGACCAAACCGCAAAGGCTTGAGGAACGACAGAGACAAGCCTCTGCCTCCTTTGCTGGCCAGGGTGGGGGGCAACATTGAG GTGCTGGGCTTCAACGCACGGCAGAGGAAAGCGTTCCTGAACGCAGTGATGCGTTATGGGATGCCTCCTCAGGATGCCTTCACCAACCAGTGGCTGGTCCGGGACTTGCGAGGGAAATCTGAGAAGGAATTTAA GGCTTATGTGTCTCTGTTTATGCGACATCTTTGTGAGCCGGGAGCCGATGGAGCAGAAACCTTCGCAGATGGCGTCCCACGCGAGGGTCTGTCGAGGCAGCACGTGCTCACTCGCATCGGAGTGATGTCACTTATAAGGAAAAAA GTTCAGGAGTTTGAACATGTGAACGGTCAGTGGTCGATGCCCTGGATGGCAGagctggaggaaaataaaagagcGGCAGCTTTGGCTGCAGGTGAAGACCCGAAAACCCCGTCCACAGGGACGCCTGCAGACACACAGCCCAATACTCCCGTGCCAG ATTTGTCTAAATCAGAGGACAAGGATGAAATTaaaagagaaggagaagaaagcaAAGTGGCTAAAAAAGGAGAGGACCCTGAG atTATTGAAATCCCAGATGAATCTGAAAAATCCCCTGCttctgaaaagaaagaagagctgGGAGCAGAGAGGAGGGTGACAGACGAAGGCGATGAAGGGAAGGAGAAAGATGGGGAGAACATGagcaaagagaaagaagagaagagcaAGGCTGCAGCTGAGAGGGAGGCCTCTGCTAACAACAAGAGCGACGGTTCAGACGGCAGAGTGGATTCAGAGGAGGACAGGTCAAAAG CTGAAGACAGCAAAGATGAGAAGATGGACACTACGTCGCCAGCAGAGGACAGAAAAG AGCAAAAGGAGGAGAAAGACGGGATAAAAACAGACGATTGTGGAAAACTGCAGAATGGCGAGAACGGCAAAGAGGGAGGAACAGCTGCATCTGCGGTTAACATCagtgaggagaagaagaaagccTCCAAGCAGAGGTTCATGTTCAACATCGCAGACGGTGGTTTCACAG AGCTTCACTCCCTGTGGCAGAATGAAGAGAGGGCCGCCACCGTCACCAAGAAGACTTATGAGATATGGCACCGTCGCCATGATTACTGGCTGTTGGCTGGAATCATACA ACACGGCTACGCTCGATGGCAGGATGTGCAGAACGATGTGAGGTTTGCCATCATCAACGAGCCCTTCAAAGGGGAAATGAGCAGAGGGAACTTCCTGGAGATCAAGAACAAGTTTCTGGCTCGGAGGTTCAAG CTACTGGAGCAGGCGTTGGTGATCGAGGAGCAGCTGCGCAGGGCGGCCTACTTGAACATGACAGAGGACCCGGCTCACCCCTCCATGGCCCTCAACACTCGCTTCAGCGAGGTGGAGTGTCTCGCAGAGTCCCATCAGCACCTCAGCAAAGAGTCCATGTCTGGAAACAAGCCTGCCAATGCAGTGCTGCATAAAG